The Chloroflexota bacterium genomic interval GCGATCATCACGCGGGGGAGCGCCAGCCCGGACCCGTTGAGGGTGTGGACGAACTCCGGCTTGGCGTTGGCCTCCCGGCGGAAGCGGACATTCGCCCGGCGTGCTTGGAAATCGCCGCAGTTGCTGCAGGAGCTGACCTCTAGCCATTCGTTGCAGCCCGGCGCCCACAGCTCGATGTCGTACGACTCCGCCGCCGCGAAGCCCAAGTCGCCGGTGCAGAGCTGCAGCAGGCGGTACGGCAGCTCCAGCTCCTCGGCGAGCGAGGTCGCGTCTGCCACCAGCGCCTTCAGCTCCTCGCCGGACGTCTCCGGCGGAACCAGCTTGTACATCTCCACCTTGTCGAACTGGTGGCCGCGCTTGATACCTCGGATATCCTTCCCGGCGGACATCTTCTCCCTGCGGAAGCAGGCCGTGTAGGCGGCGTGGCGGATGGGCGCCGTCCCCGGCGGGAGGATCTCATCGGCGTACATGCCGGTGATGGGCACCTCGGCCGTGGGCACCATCCAGTAGTCCTCTTCGGCATCGCGGTAGAGGTTGTCCCGGAACTTAGGGAGCTGGCCGGAGCCGTAGACCACCTGCTCGCGCACCATATAGGGAGGGTAGACCTCCGTGTAGCCCCGGGAGACGTGGCGGTCCAGCATCCACTGGATCAGGGAGCGCTGGAGCTTGGCGCCGCGGCCCTGCAGGATATAGAAGCGCGAGCCGGAGATCTTCTGGCCGCGCGCGAAGTCTATGATGCCCAGCTTGGCGGCGATTTCCCAGTGCGGCTGGGGCTTGAAGGCGAAGTCGCGCCGCGCGCCCCACTGGCGCACCTCTTTATTGGCGGAGGCATCCGGGCCGTCGGGCACGCCGTCGCGCGGGATGTTGGGCAGGCGCAGGAGGGCGTCTCGCTGCTCCTGCTCCAGCGCCGTCACCTGCGTTTCCAGCTCCTTGATCGTATCGCCCACCTGCCGCATCTCCGCGATGAGGTCGGGCGGCTTGGGGTTCATCTTGCCGATCTGCTTGCTCACTTCGTTGCGGCGGGCGCGCAGGCCCTCCGCCTCCGTGAGCAGGGCGCGGCGGCGCTCGTCTATCTGCAGGATGGGCTCGATGGACGAATCGTCATGCCGCCGGGCCAAAGCGCGACGGACTGCGGCGGGGTCTTTGCGGATGAGTTCGATGGAGAGCATGGGCGTGGGCCGGGAGACCCCGGCTCAAGACGAAGGGAAACTAACTGATCTTGGTGATCTTGAGCTTCATTTCGCCGGCGGGGGTCTTGACCTTGACCTCGTCCCTCACCTTCTTGCCAAGGAGCGCCCGCCCAACGGGGCTCTCGTTGGAGATGCGGCCGTGCAGGGGATCGGCCTCGCTGCTGCCCACGATGGTGTAGGTGTCGTCGGCGCCGTCCTTGCCCTTCACCTTCACCGTGGAGCCGATCTCGATGATCCGGTGCTGCTCATGGTGGACCACGGTGGCGCTGGAGAGGATATTCTCTATCTCCAGGATGCGCCCCTCCACGAATGCCTGCTCGTTCTTGGCATCGTCGTACTCGGCGTTGTTCACGGTGCTCTCCAGGTCCTTCGCGGCCTGGA includes:
- the serS gene encoding serine--tRNA ligase, giving the protein MLSIELIRKDPAAVRRALARRHDDSSIEPILQIDERRRALLTEAEGLRARRNEVSKQIGKMNPKPPDLIAEMRQVGDTIKELETQVTALEQEQRDALLRLPNIPRDGVPDGPDASANKEVRQWGARRDFAFKPQPHWEIAAKLGIIDFARGQKISGSRFYILQGRGAKLQRSLIQWMLDRHVSRGYTEVYPPYMVREQVVYGSGQLPKFRDNLYRDAEEDYWMVPTAEVPITGMYADEILPPGTAPIRHAAYTACFRREKMSAGKDIRGIKRGHQFDKVEMYKLVPPETSGEELKALVADATSLAEELELPYRLLQLCTGDLGFAAAESYDIELWAPGCNEWLEVSSCSNCGDFQARRANVRFRREANAKPEFVHTLNGSGLALPRVMIAILETYQEGDGSVTVPKALRPYTGFDTIPVSPR
- the greA gene encoding transcription elongation factor GreA; the encoded protein is MPHQPVYLTGEGLAKLKAELEHLMNERRPAVAARIQAAKDLESTVNNAEYDDAKNEQAFVEGRILEIENILSSATVVHHEQHRIIEIGSTVKVKGKDGADDTYTIVGSSEADPLHGRISNESPVGRALLGKKVRDEVKVKTPAGEMKLKITKIS